Part of the Thermodesulfobacteriota bacterium genome, CTCTATGGCCTCCTGGCCCTGAGCCTCAACGTGATCCTGGGCGACGCCGGGATGTACAACATGGGCCACGCGGCCTTCTACGCCGTGGGTGCGTATACCGCGGCGATCCTCAACACCCGGTTCGGCGTGCCCCTGCTCTGGGCGCTGCCGGCGGCCGGTGCCGCCGCGGGCGTCTTCGGGGCCCTGGTGGCGCGGCCCGTCATCCACCTGCGGGGCGACTACCTGCTCATCGTCACCGTCGGGGTGGGGGAGATCGTGCGCATCGCCCTGGTCAACGACGTCTTCGGCCTCACCGGCGGCCCGAACGGGATCTTCGGCATCTCGCGCCCCGAGGTGCTCGGGTACCGCATCCGCAAGCCCCACGAGTTCTTCTACCTCATCTGGGGGTTCACCGCCGCGAGCCTCTTCCTCCTCTACCGCCTGCGGCACTCGCGCTTCGGCCGGGCGCTCAACTGCCTGCGGGAAGACCCGGTGGCGGCCGAGGGCAGCGGCATCGACACGGGCCGCTACCGCCTGGGCGCGTTTGCCATCGGCGCGGCATGGGCGGGCATGGCGGGCAGCCTCTACGCGGGCAAGATGACCATCATCTCGCCGGAGTCCTTCAGCTTCTGGGAGTCGGTGGTCATCTTCATGATCGTGATCCTGGGGGGCTCGGGCCGGCTGGCCGGGGTGCTCCTGGCCGCCTTCCTCATCGTGGGGCTCCCGGAAGTGTTCCGGGGCTTCGCCAGCGCCCGCATGCTCGTCTTCGGCCTCGTCATGATGGTCATGATGGTGGTGCGCACCCAGGGCCTCTTTCCCCCCAGGCCCCGCACCTTCGGACTCGAGGCCGGCGAAGAAGGGGGCGAGCGGTGAGCCTGCTCCAGGTGCGGGGCGTCTCCAAGACCTTCGGGGGACTCACCGCGGTCAACCGGGTCTCCTTCGACGTGGCCCAGGGCCAGGTCGTGGGCCTCATCGGGCCCAACGGGGCGGGCAAGACCACCGTGTTCAACCTGATCACCGGCAACTACCGCCCCGACGAGGGCAAGATCGTCTTCGACGGCCGCGACATCACGGGCCTGCCCACCCACCGGATCGTCTCCCTGGGCATCGCGCGCACCTTCCAGACCATCCGCCTCTTCCAGCGCCTCTCGGCCGCCGAGAACGTGCTGGCCGGGCGCCACTGCCGCATGGGGGCGGGTCCCCTGGCCGGCATGCTGCGCACCCGCTCCGAGCGGCGCGAAGAGGCCGAGGCCCTGGAGCGCGCCCTCCAGGAACTGGAGTTCGTGGGGCTGCGTTCCCAGGCCGCCCAGGTGGCCGGCGCCCTC contains:
- a CDS encoding branched-chain amino acid ABC transporter permease; amino-acid sequence: MRPAVLVYGAAAVLLATCPLYLNAYWVDVLNSVGLYGLLALSLNVILGDAGMYNMGHAAFYAVGAYTAAILNTRFGVPLLWALPAAGAAAGVFGALVARPVIHLRGDYLLIVTVGVGEIVRIALVNDVFGLTGGPNGIFGISRPEVLGYRIRKPHEFFYLIWGFTAASLFLLYRLRHSRFGRALNCLREDPVAAEGSGIDTGRYRLGAFAIGAAWAGMAGSLYAGKMTIISPESFSFWESVVIFMIVILGGSGRLAGVLLAAFLIVGLPEVFRGFASARMLVFGLVMMVMMVVRTQGLFPPRPRTFGLEAGEEGGER
- a CDS encoding ABC transporter ATP-binding protein, encoding MSLLQVRGVSKTFGGLTAVNRVSFDVAQGQVVGLIGPNGAGKTTVFNLITGNYRPDEGKIVFDGRDITGLPTHRIVSLGIARTFQTIRLFQRLSAAENVLAGRHCRMGAGPLAGMLRTRSERREEAEALERALQELEFVGLRSQAAQVAGALSYGNQRLLEVARALATEPRLLVLDEPAGGMNEFETHSLLGLIGRLTERGITVFLIEHDMSLVMRACEKLVVLEYGSKIAEGPPAAVRADPRVIEAYLGAD